GGACGAGGACATGGAATTTATTGGAAAGGGGCATTACACTGGTGTGTCCTCGACCGGAGCAAAGAAAAGGCTGAGGATGTGATTATATCATTCGATTTGTCGGAAGAGAAATTCCAGCAGATACTTTGGCTCCCTGAAGTCGATGGGAACATAAGTTTTGAGGGACTTGAGGTTCACGGGGCCAATCTGTTTGTGTACCACGGCAGCTACAAGGACTGCTTCCAGGCGTGGATAACGAGTGAATACGGGAAAGGAGGGTCCTGGACAAAATTGTACAATTTCACTACTGAAGGAATATCTGGCTACagtttttggcgaaaaatcCCTGTAGCATACACAAGGAGTGGCAAAATTGTTTTCCAAGTCGATGTGTACCGGACGATTATGTTCAATCCGGAGGATAATACTTACAAGGATTATCCAATCCAACACCGCCACGATGTCGAGTCTACCATCTACATGGAAACTGTTATTTCTCCCTATCTTGACTGTGAGCCATCAAGAATCTAGAGCCTTTTAAGAGTTGCGCTAGTGGATTTGGTCTTAACGTTCTCGTTCTGAGTTTCCTTTTTATTCAATAAAGAGATCTGGGCATCTTGAGCTGTTGAATGATCATGTGGactttgaagaagaagtaatgacTCTGTCAAGTGTCTATTATGAGATCTGGTCATTCGTTAGGAGCTCCATCATTGTGCTTTTAGTACTCTGTCCTCTCCGAATGTTTGGCTAGATCTCTGCTCAACGAATGGCCATTCAATCATTTCTGTTTTTATAGAATACTCACTTCACTAGCTAATGTTGTCCGATCTCATTTATGTAAATTTCACCAACCATTCACCGGGTAATGTTATGCACTGAACATTCAACTCTAATCCTGTGAAAGTTATTATCTAGTGATTGGGTTGCCGTGGAACATGAGGGACATAATTCTAACAACAGAACCGTAAACGAAGGTTTCCACAAAACTGTAATTTGACGAAAGTAGAAGGTTCAGGTTCAGCACCTATTAGTGGACGCAGCTAAATCTGCTTATTGACGGTGGGACAGATGCAGAATTCATTCAATACACGATGGAGATTTGTTATTGTTTCCAAATTCCTTCGAAAGTTGAATACTCGGGTTCAATGCGAGCTTCCATGGAGAGCGAGAGCCCTTCATTAACAAATTGGATGCAAGCAACCCCTCTGCTTTTGAAAACGCTGATAGGATAGGACTCGTGTGCTCAGGCTGCACTCTGTTACCCCAATCTCTTTAGGAAACCATGCAATTGGAGGCGACAAGCAATCGGCCACCTTTACATCTCCCCAATTCATATGCCAAGTGTGCC
This region of Eucalyptus grandis isolate ANBG69807.140 chromosome 8, ASM1654582v1, whole genome shotgun sequence genomic DNA includes:
- the LOC104417083 gene encoding F-box protein CPR1, with protein sequence MDDSTWHLELVGSCDGLVCLSDMVYSGFVLYNLTTKEGRNLPGSDHFRPDVFLLGFGYDSRSDDYKIVHSKERNDFEDKMMVIFLLKSSSWRTTQTILESHLCLYGRGHGIYWKGALHWCVLDRSKEKAEDVIISFDLSEEKFQQILWLPEVDGNISFEGLEVHGANLFVYHGSYKDCFQAWITSEYGKGGSWTKLYNFTTEGISGYSFWRKIPVAYTRSGKIVFQVDVYRTIMFNPEDNTYKDYPIQHRHDVESTIYMETVISPYLDCEPSRI